CCTGGCCGAACTGGCCAAGGGCGAGGGCGACCTCACCCGCCGCCTGCCGGAGCGCAGCCGGGACGAGATCGGCGTCACCGCCCGCCTGTTCAACCAGATGCTGGCCACCGTGGCCGGCCTGGTGCGACAGGTCAGCGACAGCGCCGACGCGGTGGCGCAATCCTCCCGCCGCCTGTCCGACGGCGCCGGCCAACTGGCCGCCAGCTCCCATCGCCAAAACAGCCAGTCCCAGGCCGCCGCCGAGGCGGTGGACCAACTGGCCGCCCACATCGGCGAAATCGCCGGCAAGGCCGAGCATGTGAGCAGCGGCGCCGAGGAAAGTCTGCAACGCTCCGAGCAAGGGCGGCAGAGCCTGCACCAATTGCAGCGGGAAGTGGGCCAGGTGGAAAGCGCGGTGCAACTGATGGCGCAGGCGGAAAGCGACTTGGTCAGTTCCACCGCCGTGATCACCCACATGACCAAGGAGGTGCGCGAAATCGCCGAGCAGACCAATCTCCTGGCGCTGAACGCGGCGATAGAGGCCGCGCGCGCCGGCGAACAGGGCCGCGGCTTCGCCGTGGTGGCCGACGAGGTGCGCAAACTGGCTGAGAAGTCGGCCAAATCCGCCAGCGAGATCGACGCCGTCACCGGATCGCTGAACGACAAGACGGAGGCGGTGCGCCAGGCGGTAAGCGCCGGCCTGCAATCGCTGGAAGCCAGCCGCCAATCCACCGCCAGCGTGACCGGCGTGCTGGACGCGGCCAACCAATCGGCGGCCGAGGTGCGCAGCGGCCTCAGGCAGATCGTGGAAGTGACCGAGCAGCAGCGCCGCTCCAGCCAGGCCGTGAACGAGAACATCGACGCCATCGCCGGCATGGCCCGCGCCAACGACGCCGATATCCGGGAAACCGTGGGCGCGGCCGAGGAACTGGAGGCGCTGGCCAAGCGGCTGACCGACTCGGTGTCGCGGTTCAGGGTGTGAGCGCATGGGCACTCGCCCTCCCGACAATGGCGAACCGGCGCGTAAGCCGGCAAAACCGGCCGCATCTGATAAAACTAGATAGGAACAACACAGCGCCCGGCTCGACCGGGCGTTTTCCCAACCGAAAATGCGCCGGGCATTTGGCCGCGAGCCTCACTGCTGTTACACTGCCCAGCCTTTAGCCAACCGCGCCAAGTCATTGTGAAACCAGCCGCTTTTTCCACCCTGCCCCTGCCCGCCCCGCTGCTGTCCAACCTGGACAGCCTGGGTTACCACCAGATGACCGCCATCCAGGCCGCCAGCCTGCCCGCCATTCTGGAAGGCCGCGACCTGATCGCCCAGGCCAAGACCGGCAGCGGCAAGACGGCTGCGTTCGGACTGGGCCTGTTGTCCAACCTCAACCCGCGCTGGTTCGGCGTGCAGGCGCTGGTGATGTGCCCGACGCGCGAACTGGCCGACCAGGTGGCGCAGGAAATCCGCCGCCTGGCGCGCGCCATCGACAACATCAAGGTGGTGACGCTGACCGGCGGCACGCCGATGGGCCCGCAGATCGGCTCGCTGGAGCACGGCGCGCACATCGTGGTGGGCACGCCGGGCCGGCTGCAGGACCACCTGTTCCGCGAAACGCTGAACCTGGCCGGCGTGAAGACGCTGGTGCTGGACGAGGCGGACCGCATGATAGACATGGGCTTCATCGAGGAGATCGTCGGCATCGTCCGCGCCTGCCCGAAGACCCGCCAGACCCTGCTGTTCTCCGCCACCTATCCGGAAGACATCCGCAAGGCCAGCGGACAGTTCCTGAAGAATCCGGTGGAAGTGAAGGTGGAGTCCCTGCACACCGCCGACCACATCGAACAGTGGTTCTACAAGGTGAAGCCGGAAACCCGGCTGGAGACGGTGAGCCGCATCCTGCGCCACCTGCGCCCCACCTCGGCGCTGGCTTTCTGCAACACCCGCGAACGCTGCAAGGAGCTGGTGCGCGAGCTGCAGGACCAGGGCTTCCACGCGCTGACCCTGCACGGCGATCTGGAACAGCGCGAGCGCGACCAGATCCTGCTGCGCTTCGCCAACAAGAGCGCCACCGTGCTGGTGGCCACCGACGTGGCGGCCCGCGGCCTGGACATCAAGGAGCTGGACGTGGTGATCAACGTCGACGTCACCCACGACCCGGAAGTGCACATCCACCGCATCGGCCGCACCGGCCGCGGCGAGCAGCACGGCCTGGCGCTGACCCTGGCCACCGACAGCGAGGCCAAGCGCCTGGTGCAGATCGAGAACTACCAGCAGGCCGACCTGACCTGGGCCGACGTGGAAGAACTGACTCCGGCCCCCGGCGGCCCGCTGCTGCCGCCGATGGTGACGCTGGAAATCGCCGGCGGCAAACGCGAAAAGCTGCGCCCGGGCGACCTCTTGGGCGCGCTGACCGGCGACGCCGGCTTCCAGGGCAGCCAGATCGGCAAGATCAACATCTTCGAATTCGCCAGCTTCGTCGCGCTGGACCGCGCCATCGCCGAAGACGCGCTGGCCAAGCTGTCGCAATGCAAGATCAAGGGCAAGCAGTTCAAGATGCGGCTGGTCGGCTGATCCGCGCCGCCGCAGATCAAAAAGGCCATCCCGCGGGATGGCCTTGTCGTTTCGCCTCGCCGGCCGCCCTCAGTCGCGTCCCAGCTTGGAGTAGGCAATCGGCTTGTTGGCGCCGCTCTGCAGGATGCCGCTGATGTCCTGCTGGTCGCTCGGGCGATAGAAGTAGAAGCAGTCCTCGCCGGCTTCCGTCTGCTTGTGCATCATCTGGATGCCGATGCCGTTCAACAGGATGCTGGATTCCAGCAGCACCTTGCGGGCGTCGTCGACATTGTCGCACTTGAAGAAGGTGTCGACGCGCTTGCTCAACTCCAGCAACACATGGGAGAAGTCCCGATTGTCGGCATATTGGCGGAAGTCCGAGGTCGACGCATGGATCGCCTTATTCCCTGCCACCGCCAGATCCACGATGGGCTGGCGCAGGTCCCACAAGATGCCGTCATAGCCCTGGAAGCCGTTGCCCTCCACCAGCGCGCGCAGATCGTGCATCGCTTGCGGGTGATAGCCAGCGGCGGGATCCTTCAGCGAAAAATCCGGATTCATATTGTCCTTACCGAACAGATCAGCGGTCTTGATGCCGGGCGCGATATTGATGCCCATCATCCCTCTTTGCTCCGCCCGCTCCTTCAGCTCCTTCAGCGCCTCGTGCTTGAACGAACAGAACACGATGTTTTCCAGCGGCGTGGCGGACTGTCCATTCGAGCCGTCGGCCAGCAGGTCCAGCATCTCGGTGACGGCGCCGGCGTCTTTCAGCTCGATATTGAGAATGATCGGATTCTTGCCGCACTGCGTCAGCGTCTGGTTGGCGTCGTTGACCAGTTCCATCACCTCGGCGAGCGTCGGCATCGTTTCGCCATTGCGGCCAAGCGGGATGTTTTGCAACTCCGCCACCGTCTTCTGCCCGACCAGGTAAGACTCCTTGGTCTCCCCTGCCGGGAGCTGGGCGCCGCTGCGGTCCGCCCCGAAAGCGTTGCGCCAGATTTCGTCGTCGTGGGTGACCACCACCTTGCCGTCTCCGGACTTGAAGATGTCGATCTCGATAGCGTCCGCCCCATCCAGGATGGCGGCCTTGATCGCCTGCAGGCTGTTTTCCGGCAGGTATTTGTCCGGGAAGGTGGAGCCGAACACGCTGGTGGGGCCGGTGCCGCGATGTGCCGTCAGCAACAGGTGGTGGCCGGTGCGTTCCTTCAGCATCTCGCTATAGCCGCGGGACTGCAGCATGGTTTGCTTTTCGCCCTCGTTCAGCCGGGTCAGGCTGCGATCCGGCTGCCCGCCGACATCGGAATGCGCCTGGACATGAGGCATGGACTGTGTGGAAATCGATGAAGTAAACATATTTGTGTTCCCATGCGATGAGTGATGAAACCTATAGCCACACCTAACAGAGCTCAACTCCATTGGCATCCGATATTGCTTTGCCGCATGGTAGCCGGGTTGTCGGACAGGAACTTTCAAAAAACGGGCATGCGGATCGGCAAGCCCAACTGCTTTGAGTTCAACAGCTTCAGCGCGCAGCATCGCGCCATCGCCCACAGAACGCCGCTCAAACCGTCGCCCGGCAGGGCCGGGCTCCGCTCTCATCAAACGGCGAAGCCATCCCCCAGGGATGGCTTCGCCGCCGGACGCGCGCCTCAAACCATCAGGCAAACGCCTGGGAGCGGAACCCGCGTTTTGCGCGCCGCGCCTAGTATGGACGGTCGCCCAGTATCGTCGCCCGGTGCATCACCCGCTGCGCCGGTCGGCAGTCGTCCACCGCGTAATGGATGGTGCAGCGGTTGTCCCAAAACGCTACGTCGCCCGGCTGCCAGCGCCAGCGTATCGAAAACTCCGGCCGCGACTGATGAGCGAACAGGAACTGCAGCAAGGCCTGTCCTTCGGCTTCCGGCAAATCGTTGACGGCGACGGTGAAGCCCTCGCTGACGAACAGCGCGCGGCGGCCGCTTTCCGGGTGGATGCGCACCAGCGGATGGCTGATGGGCGGATGCTTGCGCCGCGTCTCGTCCCAGCGGCGGCGGTCGTCGTCGGTCAGGCCGTAACGCGCGAGCGGGAAGGATTTGGCGAAATCATGCACCGCGCTCAAGCCTTCCAGCCTGGCTTTCAGGCTGGCCGACAACGCCTCGTAAGCGGCGATGCCGCTGGCCCACAGCGTGTCGCCGCCCAGCTCCGGCAGCAGCCGCGCCGCCAGCACCGCGCCCAGCGGCGGGGTCTCGATGAAGGTGACGTCGGTATGCCAGATCGCGTTGTCCTGCAAATCCGCCACATCGGTGTCCAGCACCACGATCTCCCGCGCGTCCGGGTGTTGCGGGTAAATCGGGTGGGTATGCAGGTCGCCGAAGCGCACCGCGAAATTGCGCTGCTGCAGCGGCGTGATGTCCTGGCCGCGGAAAAACAGCACCTGATGGCGCAGCAGCGCCTCGCTCAATGCCCGGCGCTGCTCGTCGTCCAACGGCCGCGCCAGGTCCATCCCCTCCACCTCCGCGCCCAGCGCCGGGCTCAGGCGGGTCAATTGCAAACTCATTCCAATCCCCTCTTGCTGGTATTTAGTCTTGTTGTCCATGCCAAGGCGCCAGCCGATCCTGCAACGCGCGCAGGCCCAGCTCCAGCGAAAAGGCCACCGCGGCGATCGCCAGAATGCCCAGCAGCACCACGTCGGTGACCAGGAACTGCGCCGCAGACTGCACCATGAAGCCCAACCCGCGCGTGGCCGCCACCAGCTCCGCCGCCACCAGCGTGGACCAGCCGGCGCCCAAACCGATGCGGATGCCGGTCAGTATCTGCGGCAGCGCCTCGGGCAACACCACCAGCCACAACAGCTGCGAGCGGCTGGCGCCCAGACTCTGCGCCGCGCGCAGCCGGTTGCGGCTGACCTGGGCCACGCCGTGGCGGGTGGCGATGGCCACCGGCGCCAGGATCGCCAGGAAAATCAGCAGCACCTTGGATAGCTCGCCTATGCCGAGCCAGATCACGATCAATGGCAGGTAAGCGAGCGGCGGCACCGGACGATATGCCTCCAACATAGGATCAAGCAAGCCCTGTGCCAGCGAGCTGCGCCCCATCAACGCGCCCAGCGGCACGCCCACCGCCACCGCGGCGGTCAAGGCCAGTGCGATGCGCTGCAGGCTGGCCTCAAGGTGCTGCCACAGCGTGGCGTCCATGAAGCCCTGGCCGGCGACGACAAACAGCTTGTTCAATACCGCCTCCGGCGCGGGCAGAAACAACGCCGGCACCCAGCCGCTATGCGCCAGCAGCCACCAGCCTCCCAGCAGCAGCGCCAGGCTGGCCGCGCCCAGCCACAGCCGGGACGGCTCGCGCCCCGGCCTCCGGCCGTCCTCAATGCGAGAGGAAACGGACAGCAACTCCTGTTCCGCAGTGGTTTCGACGCCGCTCATGCCCATGCCTCCTGTCGGCGCTGGGCGAATACGTCGGCCAGCAGTTGTTCTCTCAAGGCGATGAATTCCGGATCGGACTTGATCGCCCGCGCGCTGTCGCCGGCGCGCCAGCGGCGGCTGAAAGGCGGGCGCAGCGTCTTGACGATGCGGCCCGGCCCCGGCGACATCAACACCAGCTCGGTGGCGAGGAACAGCGCCTCCTCGATATCGTGGGTGATCAGGAACACGCTGCTGCCGGACTCCGCCCACACCTTGAGCAGCAGCTCCTGCATCTGCTCGCGGGTGAAGGCGTCCAAAGCGCCGAAGGGCTCGTCCATCAGCAGGGCTCCGGCGCGGCCGGCCAAGGCGCGGGCGATGCCGACCCTCTGCTTCTGCCCGCCGGACAGCTGCCAGGGATAGCGGGCGCCGGCATCGGCCAGATCCACCTGCTCCAGCGCTTTCTGGGCCAGTCCCCGGCGTTCGGCGCGCGGCACGCCGCGCAGGCGCAGGCCGAAGGCGACGTTGTCCAGCGCGCTCAGCCACGGCAGCAGCGCGTGCTGCTGGAACACCACCGCGCGGTCCGCGCCCGGCCCGGCCACCGGCGCGCCGCCGAAGCGCACGCTGCCGGAATCGGGACACTGGAAGCCGGCGAACAGATTGAGCAAGGTGGTCTTGCCGCAGCCTGACGGCCCCAGCGCCACCGCCAGCTCACCCGGGCCCACGCTCAGCGACACACCGTCCAGCGCCGGCTGCGCCTGGCCGGGATAGCGAACCGACACCCTGTCTGCGATCAGCGCCGCCATGCTCACCTCGCCGTCTTGACGAAACGGTTGGTCACATAGGGGCCGTAGTCCGGCTGCAGCGATTCCACCTTGCCCTGCGCCTTCAGGAAAACGGCGGTCTTGCCGACCGCGGCCACGAATGGCGACTGCAGCAGCGCGGCCTGGTCGTCGCGGCCGAGGAAGCGGTTGCCTTTCAGCCCCGCCACCACGTCCGGCGCGGCGGCGCCGGTCAGCCGGCTGATCTTGGCGATGTTGGACGCGTTGGCGATGAAGGCCTGCGGATTGGCCTGGTAGCCGGCGATGGCGTCCAGCGAGACCTGGGCGAAGCGGGAGACGAACTCGGGATGGGCGGCGGCGAAGTCCTTGCGCACCACCCAGATGTCGTAGGTGGGCGCGCCCCATTTGGCCACCTCCGCCGAGCTGGCCAGCACCGCGCCGCCGGGCTTGATCTTGCCCAGCGCCGGGTCCCAGACATAGGCGGCGTCAATGTCGCCGCGCTGCCAGGCGGCGGCGATCTCGCCGGGACGCAGGTTGAGAATCTTCACCTTGGCCGGGTCCACGCCCCAGTGGCGCAGCGCAGCCAGCAGGCTGTAATGGGTGGTGGAGACGAAAGGCACCGCCACCTTCTTGCCGATCAGGTCCTGCGGCTTGGCGATGCCGCTGCCCTTGCGCGCCACCAGCGCCTCGGCGGCGCCGATCTCGTCGGCCACCAGGAAGGCTTCGATCGGCAGGCCTCGGCTGGCGGCGGCCGCCAGCGGGCTGGAGCCGATATTGCCGATGGCCACGTCGCCGGAGGCCACCGCGGCGATCAGGTCGGCGCCGCTATCGAACTTGCGCCAGTTGATGCGGCTGCCGGTGGCCTTCTCGTACGCGCCGTCGGCCTGGGCCACCTTGGCGGGGTCGATGCCGGTCTGGTAACCGATGGTCACCCCATCCGCGGCTCCCGCCGCGGCGGAGAGCGCGGATAGGGAGAAAAGAATGGTTTGGAGGAATGTTCGGGGAATTGCCATGGCCTGCCTACTTGCTGCGAGTGGGAAGATCGCTCCAATCTAACAAGCGCGCCGCGCCCGGCTAAGCAATGAATCCTGGCTTGCTTATCATTTATTTCGCATTGCATGGCCTGAAGAAAATGAAAACAGGGCCTCGCGGCCCTGTCGGATCTTCCCCGATCCCTGTCGTTGTCTGCTTTACACCTGGTACTGCGCCACCGTGCGCTGAATATTGCTCGCTTGGCTGCGCAGCTCCTGAGCGGAGTCGGCCGAGTCGGCCGAAGCGCGCGAATTGGCCTCGGCCATCTGCGCGATCTGCTCCACCTTTTGCGCGATGGTGTTGCTGGCGCTGCCCTGCTCAATAATGCTGGAGGAGATTTCGCCTATCAGCAGCATGCTGTGCTCGGAATTGGTCTTGATCTGCTGGATGGCGTCGCTGGCGCCGCGCGCCTTCTCCGCCTCGTCGTTCACCCGCGTCACCACCTCCTGCATGCCTGCCACTGCCGCCTGCGTGCCTTGCTGCATTTTATCTATGACGCCGGAAATTTCGGTGGTGGAGCTGGCGGTACGCTCCGCCAGCTTGCGCACTTCGTCGGCCACCACCGCGAAGCCTCGGCCCATCTCGCCGGCGCGGGCGGCCTCGATCGCCGCGTTCAACGCCAGCAGATTGGTCTGATCGGCGATATCCTTGATCACGCCCAATACGGTGGCGATGGTGGCGCTGTCGTCGCGCAGCTTGCCGATGCGCTCGGATGCCTCTCCCACGGACTCCGCCACCGCGCTGATGCCGTCCACGGTGCCCAGCACCACCCGGCTGCCGCGATCGGCGATCTCGCCGGCCTCGCGCGCCTGCTGGTTGGCTTCGCGGGCGCGGTCCGCCACGTGGTTGATGCTGACGGTCACCTGTTCCACCGCCGCCGCCATCGCCGAGGCGGATTCGCTCTGCAGCACCGAACTGGAGGCGATGTTGCCGGAAGAGTCCGCCATATGAACGATGGAGCCCTCCATCTCCTCCACGCTATGCCGGATTTCGCGGAAGCT
This genomic window from Chromobacterium phragmitis contains:
- a CDS encoding methyl-accepting chemotaxis protein, which codes for MRKFADWPIWLRLTGAIWICLVLAWGGLIAWETRASREIAVEQAKDLAHSMNEMTMAGLTGMMITGTVGQRDVFLDQIRELSAVRDLRVIRGDGVSKQFGPGNAGDKARPGDEVERAALADGKPHIRIESTPQLGEHLRVVYPALASANYLGKNCLACHQVADKTPLGAVSMRISLEKPYAAVDRFRVQSILFALFASLPMLAVVYLFIRRFVTRPLREMSEGLAELAKGEGDLTRRLPERSRDEIGVTARLFNQMLATVAGLVRQVSDSADAVAQSSRRLSDGAGQLAASSHRQNSQSQAAAEAVDQLAAHIGEIAGKAEHVSSGAEESLQRSEQGRQSLHQLQREVGQVESAVQLMAQAESDLVSSTAVITHMTKEVREIAEQTNLLALNAAIEAARAGEQGRGFAVVADEVRKLAEKSAKSASEIDAVTGSLNDKTEAVRQAVSAGLQSLEASRQSTASVTGVLDAANQSAAEVRSGLRQIVEVTEQQRRSSQAVNENIDAIAGMARANDADIRETVGAAEELEALAKRLTDSVSRFRV
- the dbpA gene encoding ATP-dependent RNA helicase DbpA, which encodes MKPAAFSTLPLPAPLLSNLDSLGYHQMTAIQAASLPAILEGRDLIAQAKTGSGKTAAFGLGLLSNLNPRWFGVQALVMCPTRELADQVAQEIRRLARAIDNIKVVTLTGGTPMGPQIGSLEHGAHIVVGTPGRLQDHLFRETLNLAGVKTLVLDEADRMIDMGFIEEIVGIVRACPKTRQTLLFSATYPEDIRKASGQFLKNPVEVKVESLHTADHIEQWFYKVKPETRLETVSRILRHLRPTSALAFCNTRERCKELVRELQDQGFHALTLHGDLEQRERDQILLRFANKSATVLVATDVAARGLDIKELDVVINVDVTHDPEVHIHRIGRTGRGEQHGLALTLATDSEAKRLVQIENYQQADLTWADVEELTPAPGGPLLPPMVTLEIAGGKREKLRPGDLLGALTGDAGFQGSQIGKINIFEFASFVALDRAIAEDALAKLSQCKIKGKQFKMRLVG
- a CDS encoding glycerophosphodiester phosphodiesterase — protein: MFTSSISTQSMPHVQAHSDVGGQPDRSLTRLNEGEKQTMLQSRGYSEMLKERTGHHLLLTAHRGTGPTSVFGSTFPDKYLPENSLQAIKAAILDGADAIEIDIFKSGDGKVVVTHDDEIWRNAFGADRSGAQLPAGETKESYLVGQKTVAELQNIPLGRNGETMPTLAEVMELVNDANQTLTQCGKNPIILNIELKDAGAVTEMLDLLADGSNGQSATPLENIVFCSFKHEALKELKERAEQRGMMGINIAPGIKTADLFGKDNMNPDFSLKDPAAGYHPQAMHDLRALVEGNGFQGYDGILWDLRQPIVDLAVAGNKAIHASTSDFRQYADNRDFSHVLLELSKRVDTFFKCDNVDDARKVLLESSILLNGIGIQMMHKQTEAGEDCFYFYRPSDQQDISGILQSGANKPIAYSKLGRD
- the tauD gene encoding taurine dioxygenase, with protein sequence MSLQLTRLSPALGAEVEGMDLARPLDDEQRRALSEALLRHQVLFFRGQDITPLQQRNFAVRFGDLHTHPIYPQHPDAREIVVLDTDVADLQDNAIWHTDVTFIETPPLGAVLAARLLPELGGDTLWASGIAAYEALSASLKARLEGLSAVHDFAKSFPLARYGLTDDDRRRWDETRRKHPPISHPLVRIHPESGRRALFVSEGFTVAVNDLPEAEGQALLQFLFAHQSRPEFSIRWRWQPGDVAFWDNRCTIHYAVDDCRPAQRVMHRATILGDRPY
- the tauC gene encoding taurine ABC transporter permease TauC, yielding MSGVETTAEQELLSVSSRIEDGRRPGREPSRLWLGAASLALLLGGWWLLAHSGWVPALFLPAPEAVLNKLFVVAGQGFMDATLWQHLEASLQRIALALTAAVAVGVPLGALMGRSSLAQGLLDPMLEAYRPVPPLAYLPLIVIWLGIGELSKVLLIFLAILAPVAIATRHGVAQVSRNRLRAAQSLGASRSQLLWLVVLPEALPQILTGIRIGLGAGWSTLVAAELVAATRGLGFMVQSAAQFLVTDVVLLGILAIAAVAFSLELGLRALQDRLAPWHGQQD
- the tauB gene encoding taurine ABC transporter ATP-binding subunit translates to MAALIADRVSVRYPGQAQPALDGVSLSVGPGELAVALGPSGCGKTTLLNLFAGFQCPDSGSVRFGGAPVAGPGADRAVVFQQHALLPWLSALDNVAFGLRLRGVPRAERRGLAQKALEQVDLADAGARYPWQLSGGQKQRVGIARALAGRAGALLMDEPFGALDAFTREQMQELLLKVWAESGSSVFLITHDIEEALFLATELVLMSPGPGRIVKTLRPPFSRRWRAGDSARAIKSDPEFIALREQLLADVFAQRRQEAWA
- the tauA gene encoding taurine ABC transporter substrate-binding protein, giving the protein MTIGYQTGIDPAKVAQADGAYEKATGSRINWRKFDSGADLIAAVASGDVAIGNIGSSPLAAAASRGLPIEAFLVADEIGAAEALVARKGSGIAKPQDLIGKKVAVPFVSTTHYSLLAALRHWGVDPAKVKILNLRPGEIAAAWQRGDIDAAYVWDPALGKIKPGGAVLASSAEVAKWGAPTYDIWVVRKDFAAAHPEFVSRFAQVSLDAIAGYQANPQAFIANASNIAKISRLTGAAAPDVVAGLKGNRFLGRDDQAALLQSPFVAAVGKTAVFLKAQGKVESLQPDYGPYVTNRFVKTAR
- a CDS encoding methyl-accepting chemotaxis protein, coding for MTITKRLLLTTLLALLAMFALGVQGLWKQQQANERFDYMKVNTFPSIHALDDAKEALADLRLTLARSVALSDPAAKKAEFASLGDVDKRFDAALDKYEKELLSNDEDRKLLQTDRDDMKLYRQQRDKYLQLLQANSVAEADKLMTGDMSNEAKALNQALIDHIEFNYRLAEKLSQDNDAAYKAAWWQSMILVVLAVLVCGWLSGHLFLNIRSSLEATLDTMQSVRASLDFRLRAPVMRMDEIGKTATAFNELMARLQQSFREIRHSVEEMEGSIVHMADSSGNIASSSVLQSESASAMAAAVEQVTVSINHVADRAREANQQAREAGEIADRGSRVVLGTVDGISAVAESVGEASERIGKLRDDSATIATVLGVIKDIADQTNLLALNAAIEAARAGEMGRGFAVVADEVRKLAERTASSTTEISGVIDKMQQGTQAAVAGMQEVVTRVNDEAEKARGASDAIQQIKTNSEHSMLLIGEISSSIIEQGSASNTIAQKVEQIAQMAEANSRASADSADSAQELRSQASNIQRTVAQYQV